In a genomic window of Helianthus annuus cultivar XRQ/B chromosome 10, HanXRQr2.0-SUNRISE, whole genome shotgun sequence:
- the LOC110886869 gene encoding F-box/LRR-repeat protein At5g63520 isoform X1 gives MASPHSGIAAAIDIIGEDLLQSIVSRLPATSFASAACVSRSWNLLCERVLSRPKLSSACSVNPSLQDAVEEVVNKVLSEPIRPHFAIASIAGLFGFDLDEEDVLEEARHLISRKLGSQVPVITNDASCFGIIGRDALSDEVKEIPFKLDDGADIIMLTVGYLPGMKVTTIPLLEQNKEPEMFMIDKFVTDIREFSTSVSGCNSPAAIMMYCDNYYTGMMDVVEKMDCAIPPETVIVGDYFSEFRYTNETDNAFAAVALVFAVDMNKPPGIGETQFHAVVSSGLSPVGPTYTTTSVNEDINNAPLIAARREGSHENIDGQIVLNQVYDELRRDRIQSRELYIGVTKRRKYSIGQENVGCMTSLAFHRVLESRQQCLLVFGEGIKIGDTFHFYYPDSTAAISSVAAVSSHLRSFNRGSNNATGGDKQDVFGGLIFSCCGEEFFGQPNINISPFVDNFPGVTLGGTFCSVVFGRGVLTPCVKESQEQKAVQCCMHTKGVVYLIMSYTPSKRI, from the exons ATGGCGTCGCCGCATAGCGGAATCGCTGCAGCTATTGATATCATCGGCGAAGACCTTCTGCAGAGCATCGTGTCTAGACTTCCGGCAACCTCCTTCGCCTCCGCCGCTTGCGTCAGCCGCTCATGGAACCTCCTTTGTGAACGCGTCCTTTCTCGTCCCAAGCTCTCCTCCGCATGCTCCGTCAATCCTTCTCTCCAG GATGCTGTAGAAGAGGTGGTGAATAAAGTACTATCAGAGCCGATTCGTCCTCACTTTGCCATTGCTTCTATTGCTGGTCTTTTCGGCTTTGATTTGGATGAGGAAGACGTTCTGGAAGAGGCTCGCCACCTC ATTAGTAGAAAATTAGGTTCACAAGTTCCGGTTATTACTAATGATGCTTCTTGTTTTGGAATAATTGGAAGGGATGCACTTTCTGATGAAGTCAAAGAG ATTCCGTTTAAACTTGATGATGGTGCTGATATAATCATGTTGACTGTTGGATATCTACCGGGGATGAAAGTCACAACAATCCCACTTCTTGAGCAAAACAag GAACCAGAAATGTTCATGATTGACAAATTTGTAACGGACATTAGGGAGTTCTCAACTTCTGTTTCAGGGTGTAACTCCCCTGCTGCCATAATGATGTACTGT GATAACTACTATACAGGCATGATGGATGTTGTCGAAAAGATGG atTGTGCCATTCCACCAGAAACTGTCATTGTTGGTGATTATTTCTCTGAGTTCCGATACACCAACGAGACTGATAATGCTTTTGCTGCTGTTGCCTTGGTATTTGCAGTGGACATGAATAAACCTCCTG GTATAGGAGAAACTCAATTTCATGCTGTAGTGTCAAGTGGATTGTCACCTGTAGGCCCCACATACACGACAACATCAGTTAATGAGGACATTAACAATGCACCTTTGATCGCTGCAAGAAGAGAAGGGTCGCATGAGAATATTGATGGTCAAATTGTGTTGAATCAAGTTTACGATGAA CTAAGAAGAGATCGTATTCAGTCTCGCGAATTGTACATTGGGGTAACAAAAAGAAGAAAATACTCCATTGGTCAAGAAAATGTCGGATGTATGACGTCTCTTGCATTCCATAGAGTTCTTGA GAGTCGCCAGCAGTGTCTTTTGGTTTTTGGTGAGGGCATCAAAATTGGAGATACATTCCATTTTTACTACCCGGATTCTACTGCCGCTATATCTTCAGTCGCCGCTGTCTCTAGCCATCTGAGATCTTTCAATAGAGGGAGCAACAACGCCACTGGCGGTGATAAGCAGGATGTGTTCGGTGGTCTTATATTCAGTTGTTGTGGTGAGGAGTTCTTTGGCCAACCAAACATTAACATCTCACCGTTTGTGGACAACTTTCCCGGTGTGACACTTGGGGGGACATTTTGTAGCGTGGTATTTGGACGTGGCGTTTTAACCCCGTGTGTTAAAGAATCCCAAGAACAAAAGGCGGTGCAATGTTGCATGCATACTAAAGGTGTTGTCTATTTAATCATGTCTTACACTCCATCCAAAAGGATTTAA
- the LOC110886869 gene encoding F-box/LRR-repeat protein At5g63520 isoform X2 produces MLRQSFSPEEVVNKVLSEPIRPHFAIASIAGLFGFDLDEEDVLEEARHLISRKLGSQVPVITNDASCFGIIGRDALSDEVKEIPFKLDDGADIIMLTVGYLPGMKVTTIPLLEQNKEPEMFMIDKFVTDIREFSTSVSGCNSPAAIMMYCDNYYTGMMDVVEKMDCAIPPETVIVGDYFSEFRYTNETDNAFAAVALVFAVDMNKPPGIGETQFHAVVSSGLSPVGPTYTTTSVNEDINNAPLIAARREGSHENIDGQIVLNQVYDELRRDRIQSRELYIGVTKRRKYSIGQENVGCMTSLAFHRVLESRQQCLLVFGEGIKIGDTFHFYYPDSTAAISSVAAVSSHLRSFNRGSNNATGGDKQDVFGGLIFSCCGEEFFGQPNINISPFVDNFPGVTLGGTFCSVVFGRGVLTPCVKESQEQKAVQCCMHTKGVVYLIMSYTPSKRI; encoded by the exons ATGCTCCGTCAATCCTTCTCTCCAG AAGAGGTGGTGAATAAAGTACTATCAGAGCCGATTCGTCCTCACTTTGCCATTGCTTCTATTGCTGGTCTTTTCGGCTTTGATTTGGATGAGGAAGACGTTCTGGAAGAGGCTCGCCACCTC ATTAGTAGAAAATTAGGTTCACAAGTTCCGGTTATTACTAATGATGCTTCTTGTTTTGGAATAATTGGAAGGGATGCACTTTCTGATGAAGTCAAAGAG ATTCCGTTTAAACTTGATGATGGTGCTGATATAATCATGTTGACTGTTGGATATCTACCGGGGATGAAAGTCACAACAATCCCACTTCTTGAGCAAAACAag GAACCAGAAATGTTCATGATTGACAAATTTGTAACGGACATTAGGGAGTTCTCAACTTCTGTTTCAGGGTGTAACTCCCCTGCTGCCATAATGATGTACTGT GATAACTACTATACAGGCATGATGGATGTTGTCGAAAAGATGG atTGTGCCATTCCACCAGAAACTGTCATTGTTGGTGATTATTTCTCTGAGTTCCGATACACCAACGAGACTGATAATGCTTTTGCTGCTGTTGCCTTGGTATTTGCAGTGGACATGAATAAACCTCCTG GTATAGGAGAAACTCAATTTCATGCTGTAGTGTCAAGTGGATTGTCACCTGTAGGCCCCACATACACGACAACATCAGTTAATGAGGACATTAACAATGCACCTTTGATCGCTGCAAGAAGAGAAGGGTCGCATGAGAATATTGATGGTCAAATTGTGTTGAATCAAGTTTACGATGAA CTAAGAAGAGATCGTATTCAGTCTCGCGAATTGTACATTGGGGTAACAAAAAGAAGAAAATACTCCATTGGTCAAGAAAATGTCGGATGTATGACGTCTCTTGCATTCCATAGAGTTCTTGA GAGTCGCCAGCAGTGTCTTTTGGTTTTTGGTGAGGGCATCAAAATTGGAGATACATTCCATTTTTACTACCCGGATTCTACTGCCGCTATATCTTCAGTCGCCGCTGTCTCTAGCCATCTGAGATCTTTCAATAGAGGGAGCAACAACGCCACTGGCGGTGATAAGCAGGATGTGTTCGGTGGTCTTATATTCAGTTGTTGTGGTGAGGAGTTCTTTGGCCAACCAAACATTAACATCTCACCGTTTGTGGACAACTTTCCCGGTGTGACACTTGGGGGGACATTTTGTAGCGTGGTATTTGGACGTGGCGTTTTAACCCCGTGTGTTAAAGAATCCCAAGAACAAAAGGCGGTGCAATGTTGCATGCATACTAAAGGTGTTGTCTATTTAATCATGTCTTACACTCCATCCAAAAGGATTTAA
- the LOC110886869 gene encoding F-box/LRR-repeat protein At5g63520 isoform X3 — protein MLRQSFSPEVVNKVLSEPIRPHFAIASIAGLFGFDLDEEDVLEEARHLISRKLGSQVPVITNDASCFGIIGRDALSDEVKEIPFKLDDGADIIMLTVGYLPGMKVTTIPLLEQNKEPEMFMIDKFVTDIREFSTSVSGCNSPAAIMMYCDNYYTGMMDVVEKMDCAIPPETVIVGDYFSEFRYTNETDNAFAAVALVFAVDMNKPPGIGETQFHAVVSSGLSPVGPTYTTTSVNEDINNAPLIAARREGSHENIDGQIVLNQVYDELRRDRIQSRELYIGVTKRRKYSIGQENVGCMTSLAFHRVLESRQQCLLVFGEGIKIGDTFHFYYPDSTAAISSVAAVSSHLRSFNRGSNNATGGDKQDVFGGLIFSCCGEEFFGQPNINISPFVDNFPGVTLGGTFCSVVFGRGVLTPCVKESQEQKAVQCCMHTKGVVYLIMSYTPSKRI, from the exons ATGCTCCGTCAATCCTTCTCTCCAG AGGTGGTGAATAAAGTACTATCAGAGCCGATTCGTCCTCACTTTGCCATTGCTTCTATTGCTGGTCTTTTCGGCTTTGATTTGGATGAGGAAGACGTTCTGGAAGAGGCTCGCCACCTC ATTAGTAGAAAATTAGGTTCACAAGTTCCGGTTATTACTAATGATGCTTCTTGTTTTGGAATAATTGGAAGGGATGCACTTTCTGATGAAGTCAAAGAG ATTCCGTTTAAACTTGATGATGGTGCTGATATAATCATGTTGACTGTTGGATATCTACCGGGGATGAAAGTCACAACAATCCCACTTCTTGAGCAAAACAag GAACCAGAAATGTTCATGATTGACAAATTTGTAACGGACATTAGGGAGTTCTCAACTTCTGTTTCAGGGTGTAACTCCCCTGCTGCCATAATGATGTACTGT GATAACTACTATACAGGCATGATGGATGTTGTCGAAAAGATGG atTGTGCCATTCCACCAGAAACTGTCATTGTTGGTGATTATTTCTCTGAGTTCCGATACACCAACGAGACTGATAATGCTTTTGCTGCTGTTGCCTTGGTATTTGCAGTGGACATGAATAAACCTCCTG GTATAGGAGAAACTCAATTTCATGCTGTAGTGTCAAGTGGATTGTCACCTGTAGGCCCCACATACACGACAACATCAGTTAATGAGGACATTAACAATGCACCTTTGATCGCTGCAAGAAGAGAAGGGTCGCATGAGAATATTGATGGTCAAATTGTGTTGAATCAAGTTTACGATGAA CTAAGAAGAGATCGTATTCAGTCTCGCGAATTGTACATTGGGGTAACAAAAAGAAGAAAATACTCCATTGGTCAAGAAAATGTCGGATGTATGACGTCTCTTGCATTCCATAGAGTTCTTGA GAGTCGCCAGCAGTGTCTTTTGGTTTTTGGTGAGGGCATCAAAATTGGAGATACATTCCATTTTTACTACCCGGATTCTACTGCCGCTATATCTTCAGTCGCCGCTGTCTCTAGCCATCTGAGATCTTTCAATAGAGGGAGCAACAACGCCACTGGCGGTGATAAGCAGGATGTGTTCGGTGGTCTTATATTCAGTTGTTGTGGTGAGGAGTTCTTTGGCCAACCAAACATTAACATCTCACCGTTTGTGGACAACTTTCCCGGTGTGACACTTGGGGGGACATTTTGTAGCGTGGTATTTGGACGTGGCGTTTTAACCCCGTGTGTTAAAGAATCCCAAGAACAAAAGGCGGTGCAATGTTGCATGCATACTAAAGGTGTTGTCTATTTAATCATGTCTTACACTCCATCCAAAAGGATTTAA